A part of Streptomyces sp. DSM 40750 genomic DNA contains:
- a CDS encoding phytanoyl-CoA dioxygenase family protein yields the protein MTVTGKAEFEENGYLVARGLFSPGEIEELCDRFAALRAGGPIPGHFQPRPPTSDGPADPLHIYPRVMHPHRIDGLSLRVLLDARLRDVLEVLLGEEVLAAQSMFYFKPPGARGQALHQDNFYLRVEPGTCVAAWIACDVIDRDNGGLEVVPGTHRMDLFCPEEADEELSFVREYVPPPPGLTPVPVDMAPGDVLFFNGSLVHGSQPNRTTDRFRRSFIGHYVGRSTERIGRYYDALTMTGAPVALPESEGAGPCGTEFEPMGAH from the coding sequence ATGACAGTGACAGGCAAGGCGGAGTTCGAGGAGAACGGCTATCTGGTGGCGCGGGGGCTGTTCTCGCCCGGCGAGATCGAGGAGCTGTGCGACCGGTTCGCGGCCCTACGGGCGGGCGGTCCGATCCCGGGGCACTTCCAGCCGCGCCCGCCCACGTCCGACGGACCGGCCGATCCTCTCCACATCTACCCGCGGGTGATGCACCCGCACCGCATCGACGGGCTGTCGCTGCGCGTGCTCCTCGACGCGCGGCTGCGGGACGTCCTCGAAGTGCTGCTCGGAGAGGAGGTCCTGGCGGCACAGAGCATGTTCTACTTCAAGCCGCCGGGCGCCCGGGGCCAGGCGCTGCACCAGGACAACTTCTATCTGCGGGTCGAGCCGGGCACGTGTGTGGCCGCGTGGATCGCCTGCGATGTGATCGACCGGGACAACGGCGGTCTGGAGGTCGTTCCGGGGACGCACCGCATGGACCTGTTCTGCCCGGAGGAGGCGGACGAGGAGCTGTCCTTCGTCCGCGAGTACGTACCGCCGCCGCCCGGCCTGACACCCGTACCGGTCGACATGGCCCCGGGTGACGTCCTCTTCTTCAACGGCAGCCTCGTGCACGGCTCGCAGCCCAACCGCACCACGGACCGCTTCCGCCGCTCCTTCATCGGCCACTATGTGGGCCGCTCCACGGAGCGCATCGGCCGCTACTACGACGCGCTGACGATGACCGGTGCCCCCGTAGCCCTGCCGGAGAGCGAGGGGGCGGGCCCGTGCGGCACGGAGTTCGAACCGATGGGCGCCCACTGA
- a CDS encoding helix-turn-helix domain-containing protein yields the protein MPVHADDLPETAAPADPSPPPGQVIIGRFDQRPPYAVNRPRGADSWLLTWTTGGGGLLRQGAAEAAAGPGDLVVLGPGVPQRYTVRPGAGHWAFWWVHCQVRASWTAWLRPYGTGDRLYTVPSAPGGIRERVEAAFHRMLADARWTGEGTPPTPGAVTPGGEGAPPTPGTTPPGGEVAVAHGAAARELALCSLEEVVLLTAARAEPRRSGADPRIRRAEDLIAADPGAPHTVRSLAEHVSLSPSRFAHLFTEQLGHSPMRALLQARLLHAARLLEVTELPVERVAAASGFGSPFHFSRVFRQRYGVPPGEYRQGLRD from the coding sequence ATGCCCGTGCATGCTGACGACCTGCCTGAGACCGCTGCCCCCGCGGATCCGTCACCGCCACCCGGCCAGGTGATCATCGGGCGCTTCGACCAGCGGCCGCCGTACGCCGTGAACCGGCCGCGCGGCGCGGACAGCTGGTTGCTCACCTGGACCACGGGCGGCGGGGGACTGCTGCGGCAGGGCGCGGCGGAGGCGGCGGCGGGCCCGGGCGACCTCGTGGTCCTCGGCCCGGGCGTGCCGCAGCGCTACACGGTCCGGCCGGGAGCCGGGCACTGGGCGTTCTGGTGGGTGCACTGCCAGGTGCGGGCGTCCTGGACGGCATGGCTGCGCCCGTACGGGACCGGCGACCGGCTGTACACCGTCCCGTCGGCCCCCGGCGGCATCCGCGAGCGCGTCGAGGCGGCCTTCCACCGGATGCTCGCCGACGCCCGCTGGACCGGCGAGGGCACACCGCCTACGCCCGGGGCCGTCACGCCGGGCGGGGAGGGCGCGCCGCCGACGCCCGGGACCACTCCGCCGGGCGGCGAGGTCGCCGTTGCGCACGGCGCGGCGGCCCGCGAACTCGCCCTGTGCTCCTTGGAGGAGGTGGTGCTGCTCACCGCCGCCCGGGCCGAACCCCGCAGGTCGGGTGCGGACCCGAGGATCCGCCGGGCCGAGGATCTGATCGCCGCGGACCCCGGCGCTCCGCACACCGTCCGCTCCCTCGCCGAGCACGTCTCCCTCTCCCCGTCCCGTTTCGCGCACCTCTTCACCGAACAGCTCGGCCACTCCCCGATGCGCGCCCTCCTCCAGGCTCGTCTGCTCCATGCGGCCCGGCTCCTGGAGGTCACCGAACTGCCCGTCGAGCGCGTGGCCGCCGCCTCCGGGTTCGGCAGCCCGTTCCACTTCAGCCGGGTGTTCCGGCAGCGCTACGGGGTGCCGCCGGGGGAGTACCGGCAGGGGCTGCGGGACTGA
- a CDS encoding SpoIIE family protein phosphatase: MRSRKVTHGDAPAYALDGAATARAVMDGDGTLVEWNDGARRLLGWPATEVVGRPAKELLAPGGSFLRPPPGSLNWSGTLALRHRDGRTVTPWLLAHRRRPKDGDGSGGWLVLCPLDDPGPLVRDDPLAAAVMVQAPCAMAVFDDRLRLRGINDLMADAVGMPEENLRGLHMSEIVGGRQGERLEQQLREVLAQGRRKDVQTFLRAADEDRAHAWSAAIAPLTDDSGVPIGVCVTGHDITEQYLARQRLQLVNEASIRIGTTLDVQRTAQELADVCVPALADFVSVDLMQSVDHGDEPHEGPLSPPFTLRRAAHQSVTPGCPEAVVEVGRTDVYPATSPQAASLAVGHTIVAADPANTLVDWLAWDSIRSSRVKELGVHTTMSVPIRARGTTLGVAVLTRFQRLDPFTSDDELLAEEVTARAAVCIDNARRYSRERETALALQRSLLPQTLPRMPALEAASRYLPAAQAGVGGDWFDVIPLSGMRVAMVVGDVVGHGVQASATMGRLRTAVRTLADVDLAPDELLTHLDDLVVRLSAEAGSEGVTGEVGATCLYAVYDPVTRRCTFARAGHPPPVVLDPDGQPMEVEVPSGQPLGLGGLPFESAELELAEGTMIALYTDGLIETRDRDIDAGQELLAHALSGRTGSLDDICQEVIQSLLPANGAPDDVALLLARTRGLQAAQVATWSIPADPAFVARTRQYVLTQMALWGISESAFTAELVVSELVTNAIRHGAPPIQLRLIHDDTTLICEVSDGSGTAPHLRRAKTFDEGGRGLLLVAQLTQRWGSRHTEDGKTIWAELTLSEE, encoded by the coding sequence ATGAGGAGCCGCAAGGTAACGCACGGTGATGCACCTGCGTATGCCCTGGACGGTGCCGCCACGGCGCGGGCGGTCATGGACGGCGACGGCACGCTCGTCGAGTGGAACGACGGTGCGAGACGCCTGCTGGGCTGGCCCGCCACGGAGGTCGTCGGACGCCCCGCCAAGGAGCTGCTCGCCCCGGGGGGCTCTTTTCTGCGGCCCCCGCCGGGCAGCCTCAACTGGAGCGGCACGCTCGCGCTGCGTCACCGCGACGGCCGTACGGTGACCCCGTGGCTGCTCGCCCACCGCCGGCGCCCTAAGGACGGCGACGGCAGCGGCGGCTGGCTGGTTCTCTGCCCGCTGGACGATCCCGGCCCGCTGGTGCGGGACGATCCGCTGGCGGCGGCGGTCATGGTCCAGGCGCCGTGCGCCATGGCGGTCTTCGACGACCGGCTCAGACTGCGCGGCATCAACGACCTGATGGCGGACGCCGTGGGGATGCCGGAGGAGAACCTCCGGGGGCTGCACATGTCCGAGATCGTCGGCGGCCGGCAGGGCGAGCGGCTGGAGCAGCAGCTGCGCGAGGTGCTCGCCCAGGGCAGGCGCAAGGACGTGCAGACCTTCCTCAGGGCCGCCGACGAGGACCGCGCCCACGCCTGGTCGGCGGCGATCGCCCCGCTCACCGACGACTCCGGGGTGCCGATCGGGGTCTGTGTCACCGGGCACGACATCACCGAGCAGTACCTGGCCCGGCAGCGGCTGCAGCTGGTGAACGAGGCGAGCATCCGTATCGGGACCACGCTCGACGTCCAGCGCACCGCCCAGGAGCTGGCCGACGTGTGCGTCCCGGCCCTCGCCGACTTCGTCAGCGTCGACCTCATGCAGTCGGTCGACCACGGCGACGAACCGCACGAGGGCCCGCTCTCCCCGCCGTTCACCCTGCGCCGCGCCGCCCACCAGTCGGTCACCCCGGGCTGCCCCGAGGCGGTGGTCGAGGTGGGCCGGACGGACGTCTACCCGGCCACCTCCCCGCAGGCCGCGTCCCTGGCGGTCGGGCACACGATCGTGGCGGCGGACCCGGCCAACACGCTGGTGGACTGGCTCGCCTGGGACTCCATACGCAGCTCGCGGGTCAAGGAGCTGGGCGTCCACACCACCATGTCGGTGCCGATCCGGGCCCGGGGCACGACCCTCGGCGTGGCCGTCCTGACCCGCTTCCAGCGGCTCGATCCGTTCACCTCGGACGACGAGCTGCTGGCCGAGGAGGTGACGGCCCGGGCCGCCGTCTGCATCGACAACGCCCGCCGCTACTCCCGTGAACGCGAGACCGCCCTCGCGCTCCAGCGCAGCCTCCTCCCCCAGACCCTCCCCCGCATGCCCGCCCTGGAGGCCGCCTCCCGGTACCTCCCGGCGGCACAGGCCGGGGTCGGCGGCGACTGGTTCGACGTCATCCCGCTCTCCGGGATGCGGGTCGCGATGGTGGTCGGCGACGTCGTCGGCCACGGCGTCCAGGCCTCCGCGACCATGGGCCGCCTGCGGACCGCCGTACGCACCCTCGCCGACGTCGACCTCGCCCCGGACGAGTTGCTCACCCACCTCGACGACCTCGTCGTACGGCTGTCCGCTGAGGCCGGCAGCGAGGGCGTGACCGGCGAGGTGGGCGCCACCTGCCTGTACGCCGTCTACGACCCGGTGACCCGCCGCTGCACCTTCGCCCGGGCCGGGCATCCGCCGCCGGTCGTGCTGGACCCGGACGGGCAGCCGATGGAGGTGGAGGTGCCGTCGGGGCAGCCCCTGGGCCTCGGCGGACTGCCGTTCGAGTCCGCCGAGCTCGAACTGGCCGAGGGCACCATGATCGCCCTCTACACGGACGGGCTGATCGAGACCCGGGACCGGGACATCGACGCCGGTCAGGAGCTGCTGGCCCATGCCCTGTCCGGCCGCACGGGCTCACTGGACGACATCTGCCAGGAGGTCATCCAGTCCCTGCTGCCCGCGAACGGCGCCCCCGACGACGTGGCCCTGTTGCTCGCCCGTACGCGTGGGCTGCAGGCGGCGCAGGTCGCGACCTGGTCGATACCGGCCGACCCGGCGTTCGTCGCCCGGACCCGCCAGTACGTGTTGACGCAGATGGCGCTGTGGGGCATCAGCGAGTCGGCGTTCACGGCGGAGCTGGTGGTGAGCGAGCTGGTCACCAACGCCATCCGGCACGGCGCCCCGCCGATCCAGTTGCGCCTGATCCACGACGACACCACTCTCATCTGCGAGGTGTCGGACGGCAGCGGTACCGCCCCGCATCTGCGCCGGGCCAAGACCTTCGACGAGGGCGGGCGCGGCCTGCTGCTCGTGGCCCAGCTGACCCAGCGGTGGGGCAGCCGGCACACCGAGGACGGCAAGACGATCTGGGCGGAGCTGACGCTGTCGGAGGAGTGA
- a CDS encoding glycoside hydrolase family 2 TIM barrel-domain containing protein — protein sequence MTVTRRSLLIAGTSAPVVGALAGTAAAAPRARPSSAGRVVPLRDGWRFALVNPGGITDPTGEYADAAAPGHDDSAWRQVAVPHDWSIELAPTTQHGTTSGTGFFPGGLGWYRNTFTLPSALAGKRISVEFDGVYMDSYVYCNGTEAGRHPYGYTGFAFDLTDLLHTDGTTENVIAVKVQNRLPSSRWYSGSGIYREARLVVTEPVHVARWGTYVTTPDITEERALVRVRTAVVNASGAAADVEVVSRVVDPRGRTVARTSSRANVTDTATEIHELTVPEPKLWDFAAPHRYTLKTELRVAGRTTDTHRTTFGIRTFRFDPDEGFHLNGTYHKIKGVDLHHDLGALGAAVSADAIRRQMTIMKSMGVNAFRTSHNPPSPEMIEICEELGIVMMVEAFDCWRSPKTRYDYGRFFDEWADRDVTEMVLAARNSPAVLMWSIGNEVSEFTSTAGLAMADRLIAAVKASDDTRPLVIGSHRHRSVPAPGTPGDLILAKLDGLGLNYNTAKSVDALHARYPNLFLFESESSSETSTRGVYQEPEHLNTGENHTPGKRGVSSYDNNLASWTMSGEYGHKKDRDRKWFAGQFLWSGIDYIGEPTPYDVFPVKASFFGAVDTAGFPKDMYYLFQSQWISKPMVHLLPMSWNHTEGDTVEVWAYSNVETVELFLNGKSLGTRKFDEKKTVDGRPYLETTEATGDDKTFTDGPHPGSYTSPNGSAGKLHLTWKVPYAPGELKAVARRDGRTVATDVLRTAGQPHAVRLTADRESLAADGRSLAFVTAEIVDARGVVVPDAEHLISFDVRGGSLAGLDNGREESAERYQAVTRTAFGGKALAIVRAGTQPGSVRVTARVDGLRGGKATLRATPARGKSTTPAAEFAPDYPPAVNYPHADASYSGRPDTLPAAMLDGDPATGWSNAFLKAATALLPAFGGARPEDWVSVDWGRAGTVDRVEVSFTVDAGHTLPEAVEVEVGDGGRYVPAEDVKVDWATASDVPTVITFTPVRGTRIRLTLTSRHPGEARGAVRISRLDVLAL from the coding sequence ATGACCGTCACACGCAGGTCCTTACTCATCGCGGGCACATCCGCCCCGGTGGTGGGAGCGCTGGCGGGCACCGCGGCCGCCGCCCCCCGGGCGAGACCGTCGTCCGCCGGCCGGGTCGTACCGCTCCGCGACGGCTGGCGCTTCGCCCTCGTCAACCCGGGTGGCATCACCGACCCGACCGGCGAGTACGCCGACGCCGCGGCCCCCGGCCACGACGACTCGGCCTGGCGTCAGGTCGCCGTCCCGCACGACTGGAGCATCGAGCTCGCACCCACCACCCAGCACGGCACCACCAGCGGCACCGGCTTCTTCCCCGGCGGCCTCGGCTGGTACCGCAACACCTTCACCCTGCCGTCCGCCCTCGCCGGGAAGCGGATCTCCGTCGAGTTCGACGGCGTCTACATGGACTCGTACGTCTACTGCAACGGCACCGAGGCGGGCCGCCACCCCTACGGCTACACCGGCTTCGCCTTCGACCTCACCGACCTGCTGCACACCGACGGCACCACCGAGAACGTCATCGCGGTCAAGGTCCAGAACAGGCTCCCCAGCAGCCGCTGGTACTCCGGCAGCGGCATCTACCGCGAGGCCCGCCTGGTCGTCACGGAGCCGGTGCACGTGGCGCGTTGGGGCACCTACGTCACCACGCCGGACATCACCGAGGAGCGCGCCCTGGTCCGCGTACGGACCGCCGTGGTGAACGCCTCAGGTGCAGCCGCCGACGTCGAGGTGGTCTCCCGGGTCGTCGACCCCCGAGGGCGCACCGTGGCCCGTACGTCCTCCAGGGCGAACGTCACCGACACGGCCACCGAGATCCACGAACTCACCGTCCCCGAGCCGAAGTTGTGGGACTTCGCGGCCCCGCACCGCTACACCCTGAAGACCGAGCTGCGCGTCGCCGGCAGAACCACCGACACCCACCGTACGACCTTCGGCATCCGCACCTTCCGCTTCGACCCGGACGAGGGCTTCCACCTCAACGGCACCTATCACAAGATCAAGGGCGTCGACCTCCACCACGACCTGGGCGCGCTCGGCGCCGCCGTCAGCGCCGACGCGATCCGCCGACAGATGACGATCATGAAGTCCATGGGCGTCAACGCCTTCCGCACCTCGCACAACCCGCCCTCGCCGGAGATGATCGAGATCTGCGAGGAACTGGGCATCGTGATGATGGTGGAGGCCTTCGACTGCTGGAGGAGCCCCAAGACCCGCTACGACTACGGCCGTTTCTTCGACGAGTGGGCCGACCGGGACGTCACCGAGATGGTGCTGGCGGCCCGCAACTCGCCCGCCGTCCTCATGTGGTCGATCGGCAACGAGGTCTCCGAGTTCACCTCCACCGCCGGCCTCGCCATGGCGGACCGGCTGATCGCCGCCGTCAAGGCCTCCGACGACACCCGCCCCCTCGTGATCGGCTCCCACCGCCACCGCAGCGTCCCCGCTCCGGGCACTCCGGGCGACCTGATCCTGGCCAAGCTCGACGGCCTCGGCCTCAACTACAACACCGCCAAGTCGGTGGACGCCCTGCACGCCCGCTACCCGAACCTGTTCCTCTTCGAGTCGGAGTCGTCCTCGGAGACCTCGACCCGAGGCGTCTACCAGGAGCCCGAGCACCTCAACACCGGCGAGAACCACACTCCGGGCAAGCGGGGCGTCTCGTCGTACGACAACAACCTCGCCTCCTGGACCATGAGCGGCGAGTACGGCCACAAGAAGGACCGCGACCGGAAGTGGTTCGCCGGGCAGTTCCTCTGGTCGGGCATCGACTACATCGGCGAGCCCACGCCGTACGACGTCTTCCCGGTGAAGGCGTCCTTCTTCGGCGCGGTCGACACGGCCGGCTTCCCGAAGGACATGTACTACCTGTTCCAGAGTCAGTGGATCAGCAAGCCCATGGTCCACCTGCTGCCGATGAGCTGGAACCACACCGAGGGCGACACCGTGGAGGTGTGGGCGTACTCCAACGTCGAGACCGTCGAGCTGTTCCTCAACGGAAAGTCCCTGGGAACACGGAAGTTCGACGAGAAGAAGACCGTCGACGGCCGCCCCTACCTGGAGACCACCGAGGCGACCGGCGACGACAAGACCTTCACCGACGGCCCCCACCCCGGCAGCTACACCAGCCCCAACGGCAGCGCGGGCAAGCTCCACCTCACCTGGAAAGTGCCGTACGCCCCGGGCGAGTTGAAGGCCGTGGCACGCCGGGACGGCAGGACCGTCGCCACCGACGTCCTGCGCACGGCCGGTCAGCCGCACGCCGTGCGCCTGACCGCCGACCGCGAGTCCCTCGCGGCGGACGGGCGTTCCCTGGCCTTCGTCACCGCCGAGATCGTCGACGCCCGGGGAGTGGTGGTCCCCGACGCCGAGCATCTGATCTCCTTCGACGTACGAGGAGGCTCCCTCGCCGGCCTCGACAACGGCCGCGAGGAGAGCGCCGAGCGCTACCAGGCCGTCACCCGGACCGCGTTCGGCGGCAAGGCGCTCGCGATCGTACGGGCCGGGACCCAGCCCGGCTCGGTGAGGGTGACGGCGCGGGTCGACGGCCTGCGCGGCGGGAAGGCGACCCTGCGTGCCACCCCGGCGCGCGGAAAGTCGACGACCCCGGCCGCCGAATTCGCACCCGACTACCCGCCTGCCGTCAACTACCCCCACGCCGACGCCAGTTACTCCGGCCGCCCGGACACCCTCCCCGCCGCCATGCTCGACGGCGACCCCGCCACCGGCTGGTCCAACGCCTTCCTCAAGGCGGCCACGGCCCTGTTGCCCGCGTTCGGCGGGGCGCGGCCCGAGGACTGGGTGTCGGTCGACTGGGGGCGGGCCGGGACGGTCGACCGGGTCGAGGTCTCCTTCACCGTCGACGCGGGGCACACGCTGCCCGAGGCCGTCGAGGTCGAGGTGGGGGACGGCGGGCGGTACGTTCCCGCCGAGGACGTGAAGGTCGACTGGGCCACGGCCTCCGACGTCCCCACGGTGATCACGTTCACCCCCGTGCGCGGTACCCGGATCCGGCTCACGCTGACGAGCCGCCATCCGGGCGAGGCGCGCGGCGCGGTGCGGATCAGCAGGCTGGACGTTCTCGCACTCTGA
- a CDS encoding glycoside hydrolase family 9 protein produces MKRRRTTLLALTALLAAALTALPTGSARAEEVEQVKNGTFDTTTAPWWTTANVTAGLTDGRLCADIPGGTTNRWDAAVGQNDITLVKGESYRFSFSASGTPQGNVLRAIVGLSAAPYDTYFEVSPQLNVSGDSYSYTFTSPVDTAQGQVGFQVGGNAAPFTFCMDDVSLLGGVPPEVYEPDTGPRVRVNQVAYLPAGPKNATLVTDATAKLPWQLKNASGAVVAQGRTTPRGLDASSGQNVHSIDFGAYRKRGTGLTLVVDGETSRPFDIDPAAYERLRLDSLKYYYTQRSGTPISDELRPGYGRAAGHVNVAPNQGDRDVPCQPGVCDYELDVTGGWYDAGDHGKYVVNGGISTWEVLSTYERSLHARTGRPDKFGDGSLAIPESGNKVPDLLDEVRWQLDFMLKMQVPKGQPLAGMAHHKIHDEQWTGLPLMPADDPQKRELHPPSTAATLNLAATAAQAARLYRPYDPAFATKALAAARTAWAAALEHPAVYASESDGIGGGAYADNNVTDDFYWAAAQLYLTTGEKAFQEYVLGSPVHTADIFGPIGFDWARTAAAGRLDLATVPNKLPGRDKVRQSVIKGADRYLATLKAHPYGMPYAPDNNLYDWGSNHQILNNAVVIATAYDISGASKYREGALQSMDYLFGRNALNISYVTGYGEVDARNQHSRWYAHQLDPDQPNPPAGTLAGGPNSSIQDPYAQSKLQGCVGQFCYIDDIQSWSTNEHTINWNAALARMASFVADQT; encoded by the coding sequence GTGAAACGACGCAGAACCACCCTGCTCGCCCTTACGGCCCTCCTCGCGGCGGCGCTCACCGCGCTGCCCACCGGCTCGGCCCGGGCCGAGGAGGTCGAACAGGTCAAGAACGGCACCTTCGACACCACCACCGCCCCCTGGTGGACGACCGCCAACGTCACCGCCGGCCTCACCGACGGCCGCCTCTGCGCCGACATCCCCGGTGGCACCACCAACCGCTGGGACGCCGCCGTCGGCCAGAACGACATCACCCTCGTCAAGGGCGAGTCGTACCGGTTCAGCTTCTCCGCGTCCGGCACACCCCAGGGCAACGTCCTGCGGGCCATCGTCGGCCTGTCGGCGGCGCCGTACGACACCTACTTCGAGGTGAGCCCGCAGCTGAACGTCTCGGGCGACTCGTACTCCTACACCTTCACCTCGCCCGTCGACACCGCCCAGGGCCAGGTCGGCTTCCAAGTCGGCGGCAACGCCGCCCCGTTCACCTTCTGCATGGACGACGTGTCGCTGCTCGGCGGGGTGCCGCCGGAGGTGTACGAGCCCGACACCGGGCCCCGGGTGCGCGTCAACCAGGTCGCCTATCTGCCCGCCGGGCCGAAGAACGCCACCCTGGTCACCGACGCCACGGCGAAGCTCCCCTGGCAGCTGAAGAACGCCTCGGGTGCCGTGGTCGCCCAGGGGCGGACCACCCCGCGCGGCCTCGACGCCTCCTCCGGGCAGAACGTCCACTCGATCGACTTCGGCGCGTACCGCAAGCGCGGCACCGGCCTCACCCTGGTCGTCGACGGCGAGACCAGCCGCCCGTTCGACATCGACCCGGCCGCCTACGAACGCCTCCGCCTCGACTCGCTGAAGTACTACTACACCCAGCGCAGCGGCACCCCGATCAGCGACGAACTGCGCCCCGGCTACGGCCGCGCCGCCGGTCACGTGAACGTCGCGCCCAACCAGGGCGACCGTGACGTGCCCTGCCAGCCCGGTGTCTGCGACTACGAGCTCGACGTCACCGGCGGCTGGTACGACGCCGGCGACCACGGCAAGTACGTCGTCAACGGCGGCATCTCCACCTGGGAGGTGCTGAGCACCTACGAGCGCTCCCTGCACGCACGCACCGGCCGGCCCGACAAGTTCGGCGACGGCTCGCTCGCCATCCCGGAGAGCGGCAACAAGGTGCCGGACCTGCTGGACGAGGTCCGCTGGCAGCTGGACTTCATGCTGAAGATGCAGGTGCCGAAGGGGCAGCCGCTCGCCGGCATGGCCCATCACAAGATCCACGACGAGCAGTGGACCGGCCTGCCCCTGATGCCCGCCGACGATCCGCAGAAGCGCGAACTGCACCCGCCGAGCACCGCGGCCACCCTGAACCTGGCCGCCACCGCCGCACAGGCGGCCCGCCTGTACCGCCCGTACGACCCCGCGTTCGCGACGAAGGCGCTCGCCGCGGCCCGCACGGCCTGGGCGGCCGCACTTGAACACCCCGCCGTCTACGCGTCCGAGAGCGACGGCATCGGCGGCGGCGCCTACGCCGACAACAACGTCACCGACGACTTCTACTGGGCGGCCGCCCAGCTGTACCTCACCACTGGTGAGAAGGCATTCCAGGAGTACGTCCTCGGCTCACCGGTGCACACCGCCGACATCTTCGGCCCGATCGGCTTCGACTGGGCCCGCACGGCCGCCGCGGGCCGGCTCGACCTCGCGACCGTCCCGAACAAGCTGCCCGGCCGCGACAAGGTCCGCCAGTCCGTGATCAAGGGCGCCGACCGCTACCTGGCCACCCTGAAGGCCCACCCGTACGGCATGCCGTACGCCCCCGACAACAACCTCTACGACTGGGGCTCCAACCACCAGATCCTCAACAACGCGGTCGTCATCGCCACGGCGTACGACATCAGCGGGGCGTCGAAGTACCGCGAGGGGGCGCTCCAGAGCATGGACTACCTCTTCGGCCGCAACGCCCTCAACATCTCCTACGTCACCGGCTACGGCGAGGTCGACGCCCGCAACCAGCACAGCCGCTGGTACGCCCACCAGCTCGACCCGGACCAGCCCAACCCGCCGGCCGGTACTCTCGCGGGCGGCCCGAACTCGAGCATTCAGGACCCCTACGCGCAGAGCAAACTCCAGGGCTGCGTCGGCCAGTTCTGCTACATCGACGACATCCAGTCCTGGTCGACCAACGAACACACGATCAACTGGAACGCGGCGCTGGCACGTATGGCGTCGTTCGTGGCGGACCAGACCTGA
- a CDS encoding toxin Doc, protein MASVIHIDVPWLLQRHEEVMPEQPTINDFSALVAAVARHRVDPPRLGVDSDPAWRAAALLHTLALLKPLPAANARFACATAVAYMFVSGVGIDPPYGALVDLARDLLSGKTDVYGAADRLRSWQI, encoded by the coding sequence ATGGCTTCCGTCATTCATATCGACGTGCCCTGGCTGCTCCAGCGACACGAAGAGGTCATGCCCGAGCAGCCGACCATCAACGACTTCTCCGCGCTGGTCGCCGCCGTGGCCCGGCACCGCGTCGACCCGCCCCGCCTCGGTGTCGACTCCGACCCGGCCTGGCGGGCCGCCGCGCTGCTGCACACCCTCGCGCTGCTCAAGCCGCTGCCGGCCGCCAACGCCCGCTTCGCCTGCGCGACGGCCGTGGCGTACATGTTCGTCAGCGGCGTCGGCATCGACCCGCCGTACGGGGCGCTCGTGGACCTCGCGCGCGACCTGCTCTCCGGGAAGACGGATGTCTACGGGGCGGCGGACCGGCTGCGGTCCTGGCAGATCTGA